The following is a genomic window from Neodiprion virginianus isolate iyNeoVirg1 chromosome 1, iyNeoVirg1.1, whole genome shotgun sequence.
TGacaaaagtttttctcatttatccGGAACTGTATCTTCATCAAatagttttcttcttttttttcccaatatgCTTTAAATTCGGGCCGGAATCACTGTGTACATGAAACGTGATACGTAACCAGAGAATTGACTTACCGCTCTTTTTCTTGCATTTGCTTCAGCATGATGTCGGCTAGCGGATCTGTAAGCGGCCTTTCACCAAGGAGCCGTTGTCTGTCCAAGTCGCCTTGCATCTGCGTAAATGCATGTTCACCCAGGCTGACCGAAGTCTCTAGTTGGTTGGATATCTCCACGGTTTCATCGCCTAAATAATGTAACAAAAACTTCATTAAGGTATGGACACCaagaattcaaattcaaaatcgatttgtttttgttcttttctcattctctATGGGTCAGAGAAATTTAGTGATCACGATATTGTTTGAATCTGGATTCGAGGATGGTTTGTCGAGTTCATCGATCTACTTATCGCATTCCAATTACAGTAAGAGGAGTATTATTTTTTGCCTGTTCAAGTTCAGTTACAGAAATCTTGAGTAAGAACGGATTTCCTGATTGAAATACAGTTTTCAACGGATACACATTAATTTTGACTTGTTGATTTTGATTCTACTGCATTATTTCAAGACATTACACTAAGAAAGAATGATAAAGTTTCTATTTGACGCAGAGCAATGTTCGAAAGAAACTTCAAATTGAAAGCGAgtgtttcgaaaataaaatataaagattACTGACgctcttttcaaatttgtctATGATACATTGATGACAAGttgtcggaaattttttttcacgataatTTCGCCATCCCTGAAATGATAAGTATTCGAAGTGATAACAGAATCTCGATGTTTGAGcacaaaaattcaatgcaTGTAGCGGACTTACTTAACATACTTAAATTTGAAGATAGTCACaacgtaaaataaataccATAGAAAGTTAGTCAAAAATCTAcctgatgaaaattgaactttttttccgttacgtaacattttgatattttcaggCAAAACTTTCACGTCTTTAGTAGCATCGGCTACATCGCTAAAGTTCGCGGGTGGGATATTCATTTCTTTGGACAGATCGAGCGGCTTGTCATGAATTTCAGGTAAAGTATCAATGTAATTCAAATTGTCAAGCTGATTTTCTGAGATTCCGTTCGAAACGTTAACGTTCTTGGACACGCCAACTGCTGTAACTGACTCTCTTCCAAATACATCGCTAACATCTTTGGTAACACTGACAACAACGTCAACACTATCTTCACAAAACTTTTCCTCTGAAATGCCGCTTTCAGATacatttctttcactttttaccGACATGGCGACACAAAGAAATCTATAAATTTCACACAAAGCGTTACTGAGGTGTGATTTCAACAGGGATTGACGATTGGTCACTGCCAACCTCCTTATATAAACTTATAATCTTATCAATGCGTCAGCCAACCAGATTGATAACATCAATACGGATAGACATTTTAGTCTGTGAATTCGGAGAAAAGCttggtgggaaaaaaatgaaaatacttagCATAGATAAGATTTCATCTGTTCCTCGAACAAGATATGTTTTGTACTGTTTCACTGATTAATGCATTGCTTTCAGATCAATTACCGTGCAATGCGTGTTGCGGATTGTCAATAATTCGGATCTGTCGATCCGGTAGCAGAGGTTCGCCGTCCATTCCACCGATATCACTTGGAAGTTGCCAGCGAGCGTTTTCCTGTTCCGCAGGTGTCCTCGGAAAATAATGCGGTAAGAGTACCTCGTAAATTCCTAGATCACAGGCCTCTAATACAAAAACTATGCAGGCTATCGTGTCGCTGTATTGCTCTAAGAATCTTCTCACTGTTCCTGTTGAGTAGAAAATTAGAAAGCAtgtattaaattcaattttttttttaaatagccTTCGTTGAAGGTCCATAAGCTGGCTTACTATTTTatctaagaaaaatatatatatatatatatatatatatacgaagcATTAACCGAATAATTCGTGAGAAAGTCTTGTTGGTGATTTTTAAATTGCTTTTCTTCAAGTGGCAGATGACATCTACTTACTAAGCGCAATATGTGCCCCAGCATCGGGCGGATAATTTCGTCTCACGGAATTAATCACTGGCAAAGCTATACTATGTAAGCCGAGCTCCCTCGCTTTGTGTAAAACGTTTCTGAAACAAACGAAAAGACGAGAAtatgaagataaaaaatcgataataATGAGAGAGAAAACGTACATTATTGATCGTATTTTTGGAtgtacaaaagaaaaacctaCCTGTAACAACAATGTAACGTATTTTGAGCTGCAGTTTGATATTTGATGTTGTAGATGGGACCAACTGTGTGTATGATGTACCGAGCCGGCAGTTTGTGACCCTGTGTAGTTCGCACTTCTCCCGTCTTACACTCTGCACAAGGGAAAAACGGTAAGTTGCAGAATTTAAAAGTCAAACATAGAGATATCCCATCATCTCATTCTACTGAACTGAACTGAGTGAGCAACGAAAGCAAAAGGAACGTTTATGTTTCATGGGAAATACTCTATCTCAATTATTAAGTAATTTATCATtcagttgatgaaaaattgagtgcaagaaaaatgaaaattagtcctgtCTTGGGTTTGCCAGTTGAAAGAATTTACGCTATTCAGCGATTCTGATAagcaaatttttgaaaattagataTTGAGTGACTTtagcaaaatattttccagtGTTTTCGAGTCATTCTTACCACTGTTTTACCAAAGAGTTTAGAAATTCAATCACTAGATAAACTATAGAAGAAAAGGACAAACTTGAATACCAATTGATTACAGATGTGactgtaaaattaattaacttttATCAACACGCGTTGATGAATATTAAAAAGGACACGAaccaggttttttttttttaattctgttaaCGAGTTGGAATCTATTCGCAAAATTGAGCCAAGTGATTTGTACATTAGTAACAATGAGTAGCTATGTAACTGGGCTATAATTGGACATTGGCTCTTAAGGATTACGATTCCACTCTGAAAATATTACATCGGTCATACAAGCGTATAAAATTGGAGTAGGCCACTGATTGCTTGATTAATTAGAATGAAGCTTAGATTAGTTATGACTGGCTTTACTGCTAGTAAAAGAagtttgttcaaaattttttcataaagtaTTTGTAAAAACTGATTGACCAACAAGAACGATCTTATAACCATTCTCCAACTGCTGATAAATCTTGCCCATTTGTCGAACCTCTTCAAGATCAGTTCTCCCAGATTTACACGAcgagaaaaatgaacaaacaaaTGTCTGCATTGTTTGGAATggtgttaaaaataaaaataagccAATATATATCGGtacatttcataaaaaaatctttttaccAAGCCCAGAGTATGAAAGTTCTAATGTTAAGGAGTTAGAAAAAAGATGTGACAGTTGAAATCGATTGTTATTGTATACAGAATATCCGTAAATTTAATGTTTCCATGACAGTACCTTTAACTTCGTCgtaaatttcttctttcaaagCAGATCCTGCTCGAGCAAATATCGATTGGCATGCAGGACTGTAATCATCCATCGTCTCATTTGTAGAATTGACGATGGAATCCATCTGGAGTACGGAAATGTCTCCGGTCCTGTAATAAGCAATTTTTACTATAGACAAAGAATAGTTACAGTCTATTAGCACTTTACTTGATACTTTTAAGAACCATGTGAGATACGGTTATGGGGTACCGccagaaaaatattgtaaataaatattgaaaggaacaaattgtgaaaattctcCGTTTACCATAGTGCAATTTTATTGTTGAGCAGTGGCTGGCACGGAAACGGACTTGCCGGATGGTGAGCAGGCTCCCCTTGGGAGTTAGAATAATCAGTGAATCGGTGCTGGACAGGATAGTCTGACCATCGTTTCAATGTCCCAAGCTCCACAACCTCCGGAGCCACACCCAATGGTTCCATCAGCCTCATTCAGCTGAAAGAAGAAAGGCATCGAAATAATCAGGATGGTTAGGTAAATTTACAATCAAGGTATACAACAATTTAGAGCATTGTTGAGAATTTCCTTTGGTAATTGGACACTTTTCTTATTCAATAGAGCAAAGAATTGTCATTGTATTTGAAGTTTTAATCATTGATAAAGGTACGATGACAGTTTTTATTTCTACTAGTCAATTTCAATTCTTAGTCAACTACCCAGCATTTTCTATTGAAACCTCACTGTTAAAATTCGCAATGACACAGTGACGAAGTAAATTACTATTTTGCTACTGTCGAATTTCTCAAAGGCTTTAATAGCTAAAAATGTGCATGATGTGCTCTGATAGAGCCGTATTTTAACGTTTACTGTACTGCGCACTATTCTAAGATTGTAAAATAGCAATTccaattaaatgaaaattctttaacACGTTAGCGTGATGTACTTCAACCTTGGCAATCTATTTTCAAAacacaataaaacaaaataagatATGTCAAAGCCAGAATTACGCAAGTCTGGTTTCCCGACAAATGGCTTTTGACTCCCTGACTTTGAACCATTGATCGACATACAATTCCGCTCTGATTGTCAAGTCCGAGgcaatttttatcttcgtGCACTCTTTATTATCAAAACCGACCAATTACCATCTCAGAATAGATCCAGTGTTTGATTGTTTATAGATGTGAGTAAGCTTTGACCTGCGATGACGAATTTTCCATTCCCAGTGGAATATATTGGATTAATAAGGCATCCTAATTTTGCCGTACGCATTCATTGATAAATTCATCGATTTGTTCGCTCAGTCGCCAAATCATTGAACAAACGGTTCAGATAATCTTGAATGGCATTTGACGGACCGATAAACGAATCACATGTAcagaataattgttttttgaGAATATTAAGACGTGTATTATTGGACGAGAATGAGACATAAACGTGTCGACAGAGTGGTTTCGAAACCTATGCGAAACCGTAACTTGCCGGAGGGTGAACCTAACCTCACTTTCAACTGTCACGCAGGCAGCTGTTGATCCGCAATGGCGCCGCAACTTCTCATCTCGCTGCGGCTGGTGGCAAGCCGAGGATGACGAGGAGgtagaggaggaggaggagagaggCTACGCTACTCTCGTACActcgaaagagagagagagagagagagaggagagggcAGGAAATCAATACCATACAAGTCGGGCGACtgattttttgattatctctccctctctctctctctagctATCTCTCACTCAGTCCCTCTCTAAAGATCCTCTCTTTGGCGGATCGGGGCGAAAACCTTCAGAGAATAATGCGAAATGACTGAATTAGTCGGAATATGATACTTAACCCAGTCGGTATAATAGGACGCTGCAAGAGGAACACGGCGATCAATTCGCGCTCATCACACTCAAATTGTAACGAAGTCTCGTTGTTATTAGATTTTGAAGAATATCTAAAATTTTACTAAATATTTGCAGGACAACCTTTGATTaccttttcaaaattctaagCTTTATAGCCCAGTTGCTGTGTGtgtacaatgaaaaaagaacatttcaaattgcaatttttcgatGCAACTATTTTGCATTTctaatgcttttttttttggagacGGTCGGGAGTTGACAGTTCAAGTGCagaatttcaatcagattATACAGTAGCTTcggccgccattttgaattcatTGTTTAGTTGTAAAACGCAAAATATTAATCGCAGAGACGTGACCATTTTTAGTcaagagtttgaaaaagaCGAAAACAAATTCctccaaaaattcaagatgacAGCCGAAGCAACTGCAAAATCTGTTCGAAATTCTCTATTTAGATTATCAATACCCCTCCCTCACCATCCGgcgattataaaaataaaatagcgGTATCGAAAACTTGCAATTACAAATATGCGTTCCGACCTGATTACATATCGGAGCACGCGAAACGAAAGCGTCGATCTTTGTACCTATTAAGCATGTACAGAAATTCTTCTGCTTCCCCCTTCTTTTTACTTCCGCATGTGACGAGCCGTATGTCGGTACATAAGATGCTTATATATCCAACCCTACGTATATACATTTGTACTTTATGTTCCGAACGAGCCAAGGAGCCAAAGTACGGCGCCGTCTGGTCGACATCCAAACTTGATATTTTCTTCGATAGTATAGCAAGAAGTATTATACTAcacaacaattttatttcgagtAAACTGTAAAGAATTCTAAGTAATCGGAAGCCTGCACAGTGTTTGGCGTATGATTAATTGGATTGTTCTACATACACCAACGGTGTCATGTGGGATAATaaacatgtatacatatactttctgttttttcaattatagATTATAGATTACATGTAGAAGAAACTTTTGAAAAGCATCAAATTTATAGggtaaaatttcttttcttcgtcaGCACGTTCGTATGAATTACAAGTGAAGAGTAAATCTGATTTATGAACTTACTGTCCTCCCGGGAAAAACTTTTCGATAAATAAAGAACGAACAATGCGATCATACTTGATTTTCCAAAATCAAACCGAAGCTAATTTTTATGCTGAAAATTACTATAATActcaaaaaaaacaaaatcttgTCAAGTGAATatcgcgtgaaaaaaaaaaaattatgcaaccaaatttttttctgcacgAAACTCAAGTGAAAATTTGCTGGAAAAAGTAACGAGCAGtaactgtattttttaaaaaaaaagtacacaAATAGTGATAAAAGTGATTGTATACCAGCTGTGCCGGAGAAAAGAACACCTGTTTTAACATTCTACCGATAGTGTCCATGCACACAAAATGTTGTACAAACATACGCAAATCATCCACACGATGTAGAATGTACCAGGTATACACGTATTGCCGTGTACACATGCATACTGTGTACACATTAATAACGCTGGAGAGTAAACGTTGGCTCGCAAAGCATCGATTTTAACGCTTATATACGTACAAACGTCACTCGGAAGTTACAACCGGAAGATATGAAATTTAAAGTACAAATACAACAACACTCCATAATTATTCACATGTTTTCATGCACTAGATTCGTATGAAGGTATTGGCAACTTATTGAACATATGATATCCGCATATCGGTTGAATATCACTCGATTTTCGCGTGCAATTCTCGGACCGATACCTTAAAAAAACCCAGTGAATATTCgcgttacaaaatttttaaaacaatagAATGAATGacattataattataagattcgtatataatacatgcaATTGATTCAACAAATGACCGCGTCAATTGaataaacgaaataaattatGCATCTCCAATGCTGAATTCGACGACTTGATCGCGCAAGTGTGCAAATATTATGCAAAAATCGAAGTATATAATTCGATcgaatacaaatatttttataattcttcaACTTACCTCTCATAACATTAAACGTTTGTCTATAGAATATTCCACAATATATCATCACCtgtcataaaaaaatgaaaaaaaaagagagagactTATTTTGCCTCgcgtataaattataacaTCCGTGTGATAAATACGATTATATTCGTACCTACGAACAACCGAAACTGAAACATACAGAGCATGAAAATCGAAGGAATGACGAAAATTATACGTCGTTACGTGAAACGTGACAGCGAAGGGTTTAGGTGAAACGACACACAATTGTGTCAGGCCggttggtaaaaatttctgtgatAACCGCCTCCgggataaaataaattcacgtaTTATACGAAAATATGCGTGGCTATAAAAATCACCGAATAGGAGAATATCGGGAATGGACGGGTCAGCAATAACGCAGTGTAtcacgtatacatatgtgtacaaCACATCGATGGGCAAAGACTAACGACCGTGAGAATTACGCGACATCTTACCAGTCTTTCACTTTCTATTTATAATCAAAGGTAAGGAGGAGAGGCGGTTTATTGCTGCTccacgtgtatatatataatatgtatatattatatagataGATAAAAGCGGGTTTTACACCCGTGTATTATACGAAATATATCCGactatgtaaatttttttttcaagcctCTACAGTTTCCCTGCCCTGATTCGCTCCGGAAGTTTTTAATCCAACCGTACGGGTCGACCGCTGAAATCCAAGACGAATATTGACTCGGTATACAGGCgaatatgtaaaataatccATTTATCGCCGGGtctatacataaatataagtTCTGTTTAAATACAATACGTCGCGGTATCAGGAACAATAATACAATACATGTTGTATTAGGTATAAGAGAAATTGACGAATGGCGAAACACGACTAGTCGCGATATCGCGAGTTATTTCAAACGGTACGATAATAACTTTGCATAATTTCGTCTCTGAATCTGAGGCATAAACAGacggaatatttatttttacctttaattatacatatatacgtatatataatatacctgcATATAAACGTAAATCATAAGATGAtggtttataaattataataaacacGGGGGGTTTTAAAATCATGGGAGAAACCGCGTTTTTTTTACGGATATCGTATCGGATACGTATGACGTATGTAGCTTCATTagttatacatacgtatataacgTAATATGAAGAATCACGTCATCGCTAATATACACAGCacatcgttgaaaaaatattccgcCAGAAATTGACGGCCTCGGTATTGTGCAGttcgataaataaaaagcatatttcaaataataaagcAACGTGTCGGTGGATGCCTGTATAACAATGGTGCAGCGTGTATTTAGGTGAGAATAATATGCATAGCCATCGTGCCACGTACGGCTTACAATTGCGTGCGAGACGGTTGTTCCAAAGTATAATGCTACACACTTGTATGCTAATTGGATAGACAGACAGACACCCtgcgtgtataatatatatatatctgtcCGAGAGTAGAGCTTCTCGCTTAATTTTCTACTTGCAAAAATTAACTTGAATTTATACCTAAGGTACGTTTGCAAAGTaagtaaaaagtaaatttgaCAATTATTCTTCTCACGCTGCGAAAACCTtacaaataacaatatttataatctCGACCGCAACGTAAATTAAgaatttgcagaaaaaataaatataacttTCGAAtatgtacgtgtgtgtgtcCATTAGACTGTATCAACAAAAATCGATTAgttttttgttcaatattcgattagaaaatattgttcaaagtGACGAATAAATGACGCTGTCCACGTTTCAACTCTTGATATTAACATTTAGAGATGCCTCGTCGCGATTTGCTAATTCCGAGGTAAATAACatggggaatttttttttttaactttgtaattttataactcgttAATGCATTAGTGTACCGATAAGACCAGAAcgtatttttgtaggaaatttaacaCTCTACaaggaaaaaatatcttatCATTTTATGATGAATCTACTCTTTAAAAAGTTATCCAAGGTTAAAGGGTATTTCAGGCCCTTGAATATCTTTTGAAAGAGTGGATCAGTCATAAAACGATAACAGacctttttttgtagagcgttaGATTCCCTATCAAAATACGCTTTTGTCTTATCGGTACGCTAACGCATTaacgagttataaaattacaaagtttaaaacaaatttttcccatgttatttcaacgggaaatagaaaatcgcgaTTCAGCATctgtaaatattaatattaagagctgaaATTTggacaacattttttttcgtcacttggtacaatattttcgacttaaattttgaaataaaatattattcttgcacaagcaaGATGAtgatgagaaagaacagtaacggatactagactttccggtaacagctggaatactaattttcactttctacCTATAACTATATTTCGTCGATTGtgctaaaaaatgaaaatagttaaggactgagcggtaaccggaactaaaaatttctctcagtgtgcaaaaaaagaaaaataaaaaacaaccgAGGGCACAGACGAAGAATACAAATTGTCTGAGAACATAGCTGATTGATTTTTCGATCCGGCAATGAAAGAAATACCGTTGCACACATCCGGCGGTGCGTAATCAATTATGTAAAGGACCAATCGATCAATAAGTAATTGTTCGCCAGTCATATACTTACTTCAATGTGTGCCAATGCCAAAGTTCAGTAGAGTTATAGGCtcttatacgtacatgtataccCCGATGCCAAGTATCACATTATATGATACCTGGATGATTTTTCCGGATATTAACCGCAGTCGCATACGCCTCGCGTGTATCCATCCGtactatacatatttatatacctacacaaTTGTACGCCATCGACGTTTATCGGCTTATCGCTTTATCGTTTTCACGTTTCGTTTCCTACAGTTGGCGCAATCGTTATTTAGGTCACTTATCAAAGATTCCACTACTGCAATTCGTCCATTGATTTCGTTATTGTTTTGcgatgtatatacatatatatatataacgatGACGTCCGAGCGTGACGATTTAGATAAGTACCGTAGTGTTTGTatcttttgtaatttattacatgttgggtaaaaaaaagttaataaaaaaaataaatcaattacgaGAAGCAACGAAAGATCTTTCACAATTATCAATTCGGGGAAACTCGAATGGAGAGAACGTGCGCGtgtagtttttattttttattttttgtcgtAACGATGGACAGGATAATCGAGTTCCCTGACGTACACTAGTCTAATATTGGTTGTGCCGTTTCTATGCCAATTTAGTTGGCTATGTACGACAAAAGCGGCAAGCCCTCTTCGTACGTAACGTAATTACGTCAGCCTCGTATAGTTAC
Proteins encoded in this region:
- the LOC124307694 gene encoding protein GDAP2 homolog — encoded protein: MRLMEPLGVAPEVVELGTLKRWSDYPVQHRFTDYSNSQGEPAHHPASPFPCQPLLNNKIALWTGDISVLQMDSIVNSTNETMDDYSPACQSIFARAGSALKEEIYDEVKECKTGEVRTTQGHKLPARYIIHTVGPIYNIKYQTAAQNTLHCCYRNVLHKARELGLHSIALPVINSVRRNYPPDAGAHIALRTVRRFLEQYSDTIACIVFVLEACDLGIYEVLLPHYFPRTPAEQENARWQLPSDIGGMDGEPLLPDRQIRIIDNPQHALHGDETVEISNQLETSVSLGEHAFTQMQGDLDRQRLLGERPLTDPLADIMLKQMQEKERYERLLRRAKTEDLTEVSGIGCLYQSGVDRQGRPVVVFVGKWFPFNKINLDKALLYLIQLLDPIVKGDYVIAYFHTLTTSNNYPGLHWLREVYNVLPYKYKKNLKQFYIIHPTFWTKMMTWWFTTFMAPAIKQKVHNLPGVEYLYEVMSPDQLEIPAYITEYDMTINGLRYYQPDYTSQSTT